In one Lolium rigidum isolate FL_2022 chromosome 3, APGP_CSIRO_Lrig_0.1, whole genome shotgun sequence genomic region, the following are encoded:
- the LOC124702401 gene encoding transmembrane protein 87B-like, which yields MRQPRRGARQGLAVLALALAIAARGADASIHDYSGGAFAPRANSFFFHGGSEGLYASDPSSNSTTSFIRFDIVTFRRTQESAARHEEMQQKTGLVEAIIVEIQDRDKIGGSYLHSDAICCTPELDKDKSCKVGEVIIRPNPDNPDWPKRIQTFFDGTREETSMGTQSVSINKTGMYYLYFMFCDPQLQGLKITGRTVWRNPHGYIPGKMAPMMTFFGFMSLAYLVLGLLWFLQFVRYWKDILQLHYHITAVIALGMCEMAFWYFEYANFNSTGTRPMGITLWAVTFTAVKKTVSRLLLLVVSMGYGVVRPTLGGITYKVAALGIVYFIASESLELVENLGNINDFSGKTRLFLVLPVAILDATFIIWIFSSLSRTLEKLQLRRSMAKLELYRKFTNYLAMSVLISIAWIGYELYFNATDPLSELWRRAWVIPSFWNVLSYVLLTIICALWSPSRNPTGFAYSEDTGDEADEEGLSLVGSAVKGTGDMVNMHVFPEDKRA from the exons ATGCGCCAGCCGCGGCGAGGCGCCCGCCAGGGCCTCGCCGTCCTCGCGCTCGCCCTCGCCATCGCGGCCCGCGGCGCGGACGCGTCCATCCACGACTACTCCGGCGGCGCCTTCGCGCCgcgcgccaactccttcttcttccACGGCGGCAGCGAGGGCCTCTACGCGTCCGACCCCTCCTCCAACTCCACCACCTCCTTCATCAG GTTTGACATTGTTACATTTCGACGCACCCAGGAGTCAGCAGCCAGGCATGAAGAAATGCAGCAAAAGACAGGATTAGTAGAGGCTATTATCGTTGAGATCCAGGACAGAGACAAGATCGGGGGCTCTTACTTGCACTCTGATGCCATATGCTGTACCCCTGAGCTTGACAAGGATAAGTCTTGCAAAGTGGGTGAAGTTATTATACGGCCAAATCCTGATAATCCAGACTGGCCGAAAAGGATTCAGACATTCTTTGAtggtacaagggaagaaacctctATGGGAACACAGAGTGTGTCTATAAACAAAACAGGGATGTACTATCTCTATTTTATGTTCTGTGATCCTCAACTCCAGGGATTGAAGATTACAGGCAGGACAGTTTGGCGGAACCCTCATGGTTACATCCCTGGTAAAATGGCCCCAATGATGACATTCTTTGGTTTCATGTCACTTGCGTATCTTGTACTTGGACTTCTATGGTTTCTTCAGTTTGTGCGCTATTGGAAGGATATTCTGCAGCTGCATTACCATATAACAGCTGTTATTGCCCTTGGCATGTGCGAAATGGCTTTCTGGTACTTTGAGTATGCTAACTTCAATTCAACTGGAACCAGACCTATGGGCATAACCTTGTGGGCAGTTACATTTACTGCTGTGAAGAAGACCGTGTCTCGCCTGCTTCTGTTAGTAGTTTCAATGGGCTATGGTGTTGTTCGACCCACATTGGGTGGGATTACATACAAAGTCGCTGCTCTTGGTATCGTCTATTTTATTGCTTCAGAATCTCTTGAACTTGTTGAGAATCTGGGAAACATCAACGACTTCTCTGGGAAAACGAGATTATTCCTGGTGTTACCTGTTGCCATACTTGATGCTACCTTCATCATCTGGATATTTTCATCCCTATCTAGAACTTTGGAGAAACTGCAG CTGCGGAGAAGCATGGCCAAACTTGAGTTATATCGGAAGTTCACAAATTATCTAGCTATGTCGGTGCTTATCTCAATTGCTTGGATTGGCTATGAG CTATATTTCAATGCAACCGATCCATTAAGTGAGCTCTGGCGAAGGGCTTGGGTCATCCCTTCTTTCTGGAATGTCCTCTCATATGTCCTCCTTACCATCATATGTGCACTTTGGTCGCCATCTCGTAATCCAACAGG ATTTGCATATTCAGAGGATACAGGTGATGAGGCTGACGAGGAAGGACTCTCTCTTGTAGGCAGTGCTGTTAAAGGAACcggagatatggtgaatatgcatgTGTTTCCTGAGGATAAACGTGCATGA
- the LOC124702400 gene encoding phospholipid-transporting ATPase 1-like translates to MSTVDPLLLSTSGSADPPSKPTAPAPARPSVGSLGCLCRADSASSSVYEDCDTASVDEGDAAAPRRRLESGLSRAAEGFQSADSQFFHRLSVECAHKEGQRKVSWGGAMEMLRSSPSSREAGAVSSSQEKPDRPPRGRNKSSQFEDMLSSEHEHEHDPRLIHINDPDRTNDRYEFTGNEIRTSKYTLITFLPKNLFIQFHRLAYVYFLVIAALNQLPPLAVFGRTASLFPLLFVLFVTAIKDGYEDWRRHRSDRNENNREALVLQHGDFRSKKWKSICVGEVVKIHSNETMPCDMVLLGTSDPNGIAYIQTMNLDGESNLKTRYARQETVPMICNSSYLGLIKCEQPNRNIYEFTATMELNSQRIPLGQSNIVLRGCQLKNTEWIIGVVVYAGQETKAMLNSTISRSKCSNLESYMNRETLWLSAFLLITCSVVATGMGVWLFRNTKNLDALPYYRRKYYTFGRENRKDFEFYGLSLQIFFSFLSSVIIFQIMIPISLYITMELVRVGQSYFMIGDTRMYDSSSGSRFQCRSLNINEDLGQIRYIFSDKTGTLTQNKMEFQQASIYGRNYGSSLQVNSDSSHEITPAESSGQHDRKPKSEINVDSVLLALLNEPLFGEERLAAHDFFLTLAACNTVIPVSTGSSSDLTNELNEVGAIDYQGESPDEQALVIAASAYGYKLIERTTGHIVIDVQGERIRLDVLGLHEFDSVRKRMSVVVRFPDDTVKVLVKGADTSMLGILKSGNDDGLFDSFHAKIRETTENHLSSYSLEGLRTLVIGSKYLSDVEFSEWQERYEEASTSMTERSAKLRQAAGLVECNLTLLGATGVEDKLQDGVPEAIESLRQAGIKVWVLTGDKQETAISIGVSCRLLTQSMESIIINGSSEFECRRLLAEAKEKYGIKSTDFGKDYQNTEDLYNGDVTKLRSSNGQASESGTQNLQLTGVIANNKSEYNEKSPNFDYAELALIIDGNSLVYILEKDLESELFDVATSCKVVICCRVAPLQKAGIVDLIKSRTSDMTLAIGDGANDVSMIQMADVGVGICGQEGRQAVMASDFAMGQFRFLKRLLLVHGHWNYQRMAYMILYNFYRNAVFVLMLFWYILHTAYSATLALTDWSSVFYSLIYTSVPTVVVGILDKDLSHNTLLYYPRLYEAGLRNEAYNMTLFWITMLDTLWQSLVLFYVPFFTYSISTMDIWSMGSLWTIAVVILVNIHLAMDIQRWVLITHLAIWGSIAATFLCMVLIDSIPVFPNYGTIYNMAASGTYWLSVILIIILGLLPRFLCKVIYETFWPSDIQIAREAELLKKLPQQSGSRPERDIS, encoded by the exons ATGAGTACCGTGGATCCCTTGCTCCTGTCAACATCCGGAAGCGCAGACCCGCCTTCAAAGCCCACAGCTCCCGCTCCTGCTCGGCCATCGGTGGGCTCGTTAGGCTGCCTCTGCCGGGCTgattcggcctcttcctcggtgtACGAGGACTGCGACACCGCTTCTGTCGACGAAGGGGATGCTGCTGCGCCGAGGCGCCGTCTGGAGTCTGGCCTGAGCAGGGCGGCGGAGGGGTTCCAGTCTGCCGACTCGCAGTTCTTCCATCGGCTCTCGGTGGAATGCGCTCACAAGGAGGGCCAGCGGAAGGTTTCCTGGGGCGGTGCGATGGAGATGCTGCGCAGCTCTCCGTCATCCCGAGAGGCCGGAGCGGTGTCATCCTCGCAGGAGAAGCCGGACCGGCCCCCGAGGGGCAGGAACAAGAGCTCGCAGTTTGAGGACATGCTTTCGTCCGAGCATGAGCACGAGCATGATCCCAGGCTGATCCACATCAATGATCCTGACAGGACGAACGATCGGTATGAGTTTACGGGGAACGAGATTCGGACGAGCAAGTATACTCTCATTACGTTCCTGCCTAAGAACCTCTTCATCCAGTTCCACCGGCTGGCCTACGTGTACTTCCTGGTTATTGCTGCTCTGAATCAGCTACCTCCTCTAGCTGTGTTTGGAAGGACCGCGTCGCTGTTCCCGCTACTTTTCGTCTTGTTCGTGACTGCTATAAAAGATGGTTATGAAGACTGGCGCCGTCACAGATCTGACAGGAATGAGAATAACCGTGAGGCTCTTGTTCTCCAGCATGGTGATTTTCGGTCAAAGAAGTGGAAAAGCATCTGTGTTGGGGAGGTTGTCAAAATCCACTCAAATGAAACTATGCCATGTGATATGGTCCTGCTGGGCACAAGTGATCCAAATGGTATAGCTTACATCCAAACAATGAATTTGGATGGCGAGTCAAACCTGAAAACAAGGTATGCTCGCCAGGAAACCGTTCCCATGATATGCAACAGCTCCTATTTGGGGCTGATCAAATGTGAGCAGCCCAACAGAAACATCTATGAGTTTACAGCTACCATGGAGCTGAATAGTCAGAGGATTCCGCTTGGACAGTCTAACATTGTATTGCGTGGGTGCCAGCTAAAAAACACGGAATGGATTATTGGGGTAGTAGTCTATGCTGGTCAGGAGACGAAAGCTATGTTGAACAGTACAATATCTCGTTCAAAGTGCAGCAACCTCGAGAGTTACATGAACAGGGAAACCCTTTGGTTATCAGCTTTCCTCTTGATCACATGCTCAGTTGTGGCTACAGGGATGGGGGTATGGTTATTTAGAAATACTAAAAACCTTGATGCACTACCATACTACCGGAGAAAGTACTACACGTTTGGCCGGGAAAACAGAAAGGATTTTGAGTTCTATGGCCTTTCGTTGCAGATATTTTTCTCCTTCTTGAGTTCTGTGATTATCTTTCAGATAATGATACCAATATCACTATACATCACCATGGAGCTAGTCAGAGTGGGGCAATCATACTTTATGATTGGTGATACTCGGATGTACGACAGTAGTTCAGGTTCAAGATTTCAATGTCGGTCCTTGAATATCAATGAAGACCTAGGTCAAATACGGTATATCTTCTCGGACAAAACAGGTACCTTGACTCAAAATAAGATGGAATTTCAGCAAGCTAGCATCTACGGGAGGAATTATGGGAGCTCCTTGCAGGTCAATAGTGACTCGTCACATGAAATAACCCCTGCAG AGTCTTCGGGACAACATGACAGAAAGCCCAAGTCAGAAATCAATGTTGATTCAGTACTCCTAGCACTTCTGAATGAACCATTGTTTGGGGAGGAAAGACTCGCTGCCCATGATTTTTTCCTTACTTTGGCTGCATGCAATACTGTCATTCCAGTAAGCACAGGAAGTTCTTCTGATTTGACCAATGAATTAAATGAGGTTGGTGCAATTGATTACCAGGGTGAATCACCTGATGAGCAGGCCTTAGTAATAGCGGCTTCCGCTTATGGATACAAGCTTATTGAAAGGACAACTGGCCACATTGTGATAGATGTTCAGGGGGAGAGGATAAG GTTGGATGTTCTTGGTCTCCATGAGTTTGATAGTGTGAGAAAAAGAATGTCTGTTGTTGTAAGGTTTCCAGACGACACTGTGAAGGTTCTTGTTAAGGGTGCTGATACTTCAATGCTTGGCATTttgaagagtgggaatgatgacgGACTCTTTGATTCATTCCATGCCAAAATTAGAGAAACTACAGAAAACCATTTGTCAAGTTATTCCTTGGAGGGTCTACGAACCTTAGTAATTGGTTCGAAGTACCTGAGCGATGTAGAGTTCAGTGAATGGCAGGAAAGATATGAAGAAGCTAGCACCTCCATGACAGAGAGATCGGCAAAGCTCCGTCAGGCAGCAGGTCTTGTAGAGTGTAATTTGACTCTTCTGGGTGCAACTGGAGTTGAAGATAAGTTGCAGGATGGTGTGCCTGAGGCCATTGAGTCCCTCCGACAGGCTGGAATCAAGGTTTGGGTTCTCACGGGAGATAAGCAAGAAACTGCTATATCGATTGGTGTATCATGTCGACTATTAACTCAAAGTATGGAATCAATTATCATAAATGGTTCCTCAGAGTTTGAGTGTAGGCGTCTTCTGGCTGAAGCTAAAGAGAAATATGGAATCAAGTCAACTGATTTTGGAAAGGATTATCAAAACACGGAAGATTTGTACAATGGCGATGTTACAAAATTAAGGTCCTCCAATGGTCAAGCATCTGAAAGTGGAACACAGAACCTGCAGTTGACTGGAGTTATTGCTAATAACAAGTCAGAATACAATGAGAAATCACCAAATTTTGATTATGCTGAGTTAGCACTTATAATTGATGGAAACTCCCTTGTTTATATTCTAGAGAAAGATTTGGAATCAGAG TTATTTGACGTGGCAACCTCCTGTAAAGTTGTCATCTGCTGTCGTGTTGCTCCTCTGCAAAAGGCTGGAATCGTTGATTTAATTAAAAGCAGGACAAGTGACATGACTTTGGCGATTGGTGATG GGGCAAATGATGTTTCAATGATACAAATGGCTGATGTTGGTGTTGGAATATGTGGTCAAGAAGGTCGCCAAGCAGTGATGGCTTCAGATTTTGCAATGGGGCAGTTCCGCTTTTTGAAGAGGTTGCTGCTTGTGCACGGGCACTGGAATTATCAGCGTATGGCATACATGATTCTGTACAACTTCTATCGGAATGCTGTCTTTGTGCTAATGCTCTTCTG GTATATCTTGCACACTGCATATTCTGCAACTCTTGCACTAACAGATTGGAGTAGTGTTTTCTATTCCCTTATCTACACATCAGTTCCCACAGTAGTGGTTGGTATTCTGGACAAGGACTTGAGTCATAATACCCTTCTTTATTATCCGAGACTATATGAAGCAGGGCTTCGGAATGAGGCCTACAACATGACTCTCTTCTGGATCACAATGCTAGACACCTTGTGGCAAAGCCTTGTCCTTTTCTATGTGCCTTTCTTCACATACAGTATCAGTACAATGGACATATGGAGTATGGGAAGTTTATGGACGATTGCAGTGGTTATACTTGTCAATATTCATCTGGCCATGGACATTCAACGTTGGGTGCTTATAACTCATCTTGCCATATGGGGCTCTATAGCTGCAACATTTTTGTGCATGGTGTTAATAGACTCTATACCTGTTTTCCCGAATTACGG GACAATATACAACATGGCTGCTTCAGGAACTTACTGGCTCAGTGTTATTCTTATTATAATCTTGGGGTTGCTTCCTCGGTTTCTTTGCAAAGTAATATATGAGACCTTTTGGCCATCTGATATTCAAATAGCAAGAGAAGCTGAGTTGTTAAAGAAGCTGCCTCAACAGTCGGGATCAAGGCCTGAAAGAGATATCAGCTAA